The Populus trichocarpa isolate Nisqually-1 chromosome 11, P.trichocarpa_v4.1, whole genome shotgun sequence genome has a segment encoding these proteins:
- the LOC18103304 gene encoding cytochrome P450 72A397, whose amino-acid sequence MTVTVTSILVSIVYVAVVRWAWRVLNWVWFRPKKVERCLRQQGFAGKPYRLLFGDWKESSDMMKEARTKPIGLSDALLPRVMPFLHQLVKDYGKNSFMWIGPKPRVNIMNPDQIRDVFMKINEYKKPSHPLLKLIVCGLASHEGEKWAKHRKIINPAFHQEKLKLMIPAFYESCSGMINKWEKLVSVDEGPCELDVWPDLQGLTCDAISRTSFGSNYEEGKRIFDLLKELTNLTAHVIIKAIVIPGYRFLPIPSNRRLKAIDKEIKASLNALINKREKAMSAGEDAKKDLLGLLLESNFREIQEHGNTKSVGMSIEDVIDECKIFYFAGQETTLVLLTWTMILLAQYPNWQARAREEVVQVFGNKKPDFDGLNHLKVVTMILYEVLRLYPPVITLNRDVHEEIKLGNLLLPAGVQVSLPTILLHQDHELWGDDASEFKPERFAEGVSKATKSQVSFLPFGWGPRICVGQNFALIEAKMALAMVLQRYSFELSPSYIHAPRTVITLQPQHGAPMILRKL is encoded by the exons ATGACAGTGACAGTCACTTCAATTCTAGTCTCCATTGTTTATGTTGCAGTGGTAAGATGGGCATGGAGAGTTTTGAACTGGGTTTGGTTTCGGCCGAAGAAGGTCGAGAGGTGCTTGAGACAACAAGGTTTTGCAGGCAAGCCTTACAGGCTTTTGTTCGGAGACTGGAAAGAAAGTTCAGATATGATGAAAGAAGCAAGGACCAAACCCATTGGTTTATCAGACGCTCTTCTACCTCGTGTCATGCCCTTCCTCCATCAACTGGTCAAGGATTATG GTAAGAATTCATTTATGTGGATTGGGCCGAAACCAAGAGTGAACATCATGAACCCTGATCAGATAAGGGACGTATTCATGAAGATAAATGAATATAAGAAGCCCTCGCACCCGCTGTTGAAACTTATAGTATGTGGACTTGCAAGTCACGAGGGTGAAAAATGGGCTAAACATAGAAAGATAATCAACCCAGCATTCCATCAAGAGAAGCTAAAG CTTATGATACCTGCGTTTTACGAAAGTTGTAGTGGGATGATTAACAAGTGGGAGAAGCTGGTCTCTGTAGACGAGGGGCCATGTGAATTGGATGTCTGGCCTGATCTTCAAGGCTTAACTTGTGATGCTATTTCTCGAACGTCGTTTGGAAGTAATTacgaagaaggaaaaagaatatTTGATCTCCTCAAGGAACTTACCAATCTTACAGCTCATGTTATAATAAAAGCTATTGTCATACCAGGGTACAG GTTTCTGCCGATCCCATCTAATAGAAGGCTAAAAGCTAttgacaaagaaataaaagCTTCTCTTAATGCTCTCATCaacaaaagagagaaagcaatgAGTGCTGGTGAAGATGCAAAGAAAGACTTGTTGGGTTTACTTCTGGAATCCAATTTTAGAGAAATACAAGAGCATGGAAATACCAAGAGCGTCGGAATGAGCATTGAAGATGTGATTGACGAATGTAAAATATTCTACTTTGCTGGACAAGAAACAACCTTAGTTCTTCTTACCTGGACCATGATTTTATTGGCTCAGTATCCGAATTGGCAAGCACGCGCAAGAGAAGAGGTTGTGCAAGTCTTTGGTAACAAAAAACCAGATTTCGATGGGCTAAATCACCTTAAAGTT GTTACCATGATTTTGTATGAAGTTCTTAGGTTATACCCGCCAGTAATTACGCTTAATCGAGATGTTCATGAAGAAATAAAGCTTGGAAATTTGCTATTACCTGCCGGAGTGCAGGTCTCGTTGCCAACAATCCTCCTTCACCAAGACCATGAACTATGGGGTGATGATGCCTCTGAGTTCAAACCAGAGAGGTTTGCTGAAGGTGTTTCAAAGGCAACAAAGAGTCAAGTCTCATTCCTTCCATTTGGATGGGGTCCTCGAATATGCGTTGGACAAAACTTTGCTTTGATTGAAGCAAAAATGGCTTTGGCAATGGTTTTACAGCGCTACTCTTTTGAGCTCTCTCCGTCGTATATTCATGCTCCTCGCACAGTCATAACTCTTCAGCCACAGCACGGTGCTCCAATGATATTACGTAAACTCTAA